The following proteins are co-located in the Pseudomonas cavernae genome:
- a CDS encoding TetR/AcrR family transcriptional regulator, with product MKTRDRILECALLLFNQLGEPNVSTLEIANELDISPGNLYYHFHGKEPLVLELFARFQEEMAPLLDPPADARLGAEDYWLFLHLIVERLAQYRFLFQDLSNLAGRLPKLARGIRSWLNALKRTLAALLARLKAERQLTSDTRALGLLVEQITLTLLFSLDYQRILGTDGESRIVVYQVMMLVTPHLTADSRQAAEQLALRYLQA from the coding sequence ATGAAGACCCGCGACCGCATCCTCGAGTGTGCCCTGCTGCTGTTCAACCAGCTCGGCGAGCCCAACGTCTCCACCCTGGAGATCGCCAACGAACTGGATATCAGCCCCGGCAACCTGTACTACCACTTCCACGGCAAGGAGCCGCTGGTGCTCGAGCTGTTCGCCCGCTTCCAGGAAGAAATGGCGCCGCTGCTCGACCCGCCCGCCGACGCGCGCCTGGGCGCCGAGGACTACTGGCTGTTCCTGCACCTGATCGTCGAGCGCCTGGCGCAGTACCGCTTCCTGTTCCAGGACCTGTCCAACCTGGCCGGGCGCCTGCCGAAACTGGCGCGCGGCATCCGCAGCTGGCTGAACGCCCTCAAGCGCACCCTCGCCGCCCTGCTCGCGCGCCTGAAGGCCGAGCGGCAGCTGACCAGCGATACCCGGGCCCTCGGCCTGCTGGTCGAGCAGATCACCCTGACCCTGCTGTTCTCCCTCGACTACCAGCGCATCCTCGGCACCGACGGTGAAAGCCGGATAGTGGTGTACCAGGTGATGATGCTGGTCACCCCGCACCTGACCGCCGACTCGCGGCAGGCCGCCGAGCAACTAGCGCTGCGTTATCTGCAAGCCTGA
- the phaC gene encoding class II poly(R)-hydroxyalkanoic acid synthase, translating into MSNKNTEDLQRQAAENTLGLNPVVGLRSKDILTAARMVLTQAVKQPIHSAKHVAHFGLQLKNVLLGQSDLRPDEGDRRFADPAWSQNPLYRRYLQTYLAWRQELHDWIEDSNLPSQDTRRGHFVLDLLTEAMAPSNSMANPAAVKRFFETGGKSLLDGLSHLAKDLVNNGGMPSQVNMSAFEVGKNLALTEGAVVFRNDLLELIQYQPSTEQVHERPLLVVPPQINKFYVFDLSQEKSLARFNLRNGIQTFIVSWRNPTKAQREWGLSTYIEALKETIEVVLAITGSKDVNLLGACSGGITCAALLGHYAAIGENKVNAMTLLVSVLDTQLDTSVALFVDEQTLEAAKRRSYQAGVLEGKDMAKVFAWMRPNDLIWNYWVNNYLLGNEPPVFDILYWNNDTTRLPATFHGDLIELFKTNPLTRANALEVCGTPIDLKQVKSDIYCLAGVNDHITPWESCYRSARLFGGKIEFVLSNSGHIQSILNPPGNPKARFMTGDRELPADPKAWQEESTKQPDSWWLHWQAWLAERSGKLKKSPSALGNKTYPAGEAAPGTYVHER; encoded by the coding sequence ATGAGCAACAAGAACACCGAAGACCTGCAACGCCAAGCCGCCGAGAACACCCTCGGGCTGAACCCGGTAGTTGGCTTGCGCAGCAAGGACATTCTGACTGCTGCCCGCATGGTGTTAACCCAAGCCGTTAAACAACCCATCCACAGCGCCAAGCATGTGGCGCACTTCGGCCTGCAGCTGAAGAACGTCCTGCTCGGCCAGTCCGACCTGCGCCCGGATGAGGGCGACCGCCGCTTCGCCGACCCAGCCTGGAGCCAGAATCCGCTGTATCGCCGCTACCTGCAGACCTACCTGGCCTGGCGCCAGGAGCTGCATGACTGGATCGAGGACAGCAACCTGCCCTCGCAGGACACCCGCCGCGGCCATTTCGTCCTCGATCTGCTCACCGAGGCGATGGCACCGAGCAACAGCATGGCCAACCCGGCGGCGGTCAAGCGCTTCTTCGAAACCGGCGGCAAGAGCCTGCTGGACGGCCTCTCGCACCTGGCCAAGGACCTGGTGAACAACGGCGGCATGCCCAGCCAGGTGAACATGAGCGCCTTCGAGGTCGGCAAGAACCTGGCCCTGACCGAAGGCGCCGTGGTGTTTCGCAACGACCTGCTGGAACTGATCCAGTACCAGCCGAGCACCGAGCAGGTGCACGAGCGGCCGCTGCTGGTGGTGCCGCCGCAAATCAACAAGTTCTACGTCTTCGACCTGTCGCAGGAGAAGAGCCTGGCGCGCTTCAACCTGCGCAACGGCATCCAGACCTTCATCGTCAGCTGGCGCAACCCAACCAAGGCGCAACGCGAGTGGGGCCTGTCGACCTACATCGAGGCGCTGAAGGAAACCATCGAGGTGGTCCTCGCCATCACCGGCAGCAAGGACGTCAACCTGCTCGGCGCCTGCTCCGGCGGCATCACCTGCGCCGCCCTGCTCGGCCACTACGCGGCTATCGGCGAGAATAAGGTCAACGCCATGACCCTGCTGGTCAGCGTGCTCGACACCCAGCTGGATACCTCGGTCGCCCTGTTCGTCGACGAGCAGACCCTGGAAGCGGCCAAGCGCCGCTCCTACCAGGCCGGCGTGCTGGAAGGCAAGGACATGGCCAAGGTGTTCGCCTGGATGCGTCCCAACGACCTGATCTGGAACTATTGGGTCAACAACTACCTGCTCGGCAACGAGCCACCGGTGTTCGACATCCTCTACTGGAACAACGACACCACGCGCCTGCCGGCGACCTTCCACGGCGATCTGATCGAGTTGTTCAAGACCAACCCGCTGACCCGTGCCAATGCCCTCGAGGTGTGCGGCACGCCGATCGACCTCAAGCAGGTGAAGAGCGACATCTACTGTCTGGCCGGGGTCAACGACCACATCACCCCCTGGGAGTCCTGCTACCGCTCGGCGCGGCTGTTCGGCGGCAAGATCGAGTTCGTGCTGTCCAACAGCGGCCACATCCAGAGCATTCTCAACCCGCCGGGCAATCCCAAGGCGCGCTTCATGACCGGCGACAGAGAGCTACCCGCCGACCCCAAGGCCTGGCAGGAAGAGTCGACCAAGCAGCCGGACTCCTGGTGGCTGCACTGGCAGGCCTGGCTGGCCGAGCGCTCGGGCAAGCTGAAAAAATCCCCGAGCGCCCTCGGCAACAAGACTTACCCGGCCGGCGAAGCCGCCCCGGGCACCTACGTGCATGAACGATGA
- the phaC gene encoding class II poly(R)-hydroxyalkanoic acid synthase, giving the protein MRDKSAATSLPTPATLMNVQNAVVGLRGRDLFSTVRGLTLQGMQHPLRNTKHALALGKQLGRVLLGDTPYQPHPSDARFADPAWSLNPFYRRSLQAYLAWQKQLTLWIDESTPNPDDRARAQFIASLIGDALAPSNSPLNPLALKELFNSGGGSLIKGARHLYDDLLHNHGLPSQVNKQAFEVGKNLATTAGSVVFRNELLELIQYRPLSEKQYLKPLLIVPPQINKFYIFDLSTEKSFVQYALKNGLQVFMVSWRNPDARHREWGLSTYVQALEEALDVCRSITASKDVHLLGACAGGLTMAALQGHLQAKRQLRKVASATYAVSLLDCQIDSPAMLFADEQTLEAAKRRSYQQGVLDGRDMARIFAWMRPNDLIWNYWVNNYLLGKQPPAFDILYWNNDNTRLPAALHGDLLDLFKHNPLTHPGGLEVCGTPIDLQKVTVDSFSIAGINDHITPWDAVYRSTLLLGGERRFVLSNAGHIQAILNPPGNPKANFIENAKLSADPRAWYYDAKQSAGSWWPEWLNWIQARAGEQRETQLSIGNARYPAMEAAPGTYVHVR; this is encoded by the coding sequence ATGCGCGATAAATCTGCTGCGACTTCCCTGCCCACCCCCGCCACCTTGATGAATGTCCAGAATGCCGTGGTCGGCCTGCGCGGGCGCGATCTATTCTCCACCGTCCGCGGCCTGACCCTGCAGGGTATGCAGCATCCGCTGCGCAACACCAAGCACGCCCTGGCCCTGGGCAAACAGCTCGGCCGCGTGCTGCTCGGCGACACGCCGTACCAGCCCCACCCGAGCGACGCCCGCTTCGCCGATCCGGCCTGGAGCCTCAACCCCTTCTACCGCCGCAGCCTGCAGGCCTACCTGGCCTGGCAGAAACAACTCACGCTATGGATCGACGAGAGCACCCCCAACCCCGACGACCGCGCCCGCGCGCAGTTCATCGCCAGCCTGATCGGTGACGCCCTGGCGCCGTCCAACAGCCCGCTCAACCCGCTGGCGCTCAAGGAGCTGTTCAACAGCGGCGGCGGCAGCCTGATCAAAGGGGCCCGCCACCTGTACGACGACCTGCTGCACAACCACGGCCTACCCAGTCAGGTGAACAAGCAGGCCTTCGAGGTCGGCAAGAACCTCGCCACCACCGCCGGCTCGGTGGTGTTCCGCAACGAGCTACTGGAACTGATCCAATACCGACCGCTGAGCGAGAAGCAATACCTCAAGCCGCTGCTGATCGTGCCGCCGCAGATCAACAAGTTCTACATCTTCGACCTCAGCACCGAGAAGAGCTTCGTCCAGTACGCGCTGAAGAACGGTCTGCAGGTATTCATGGTCAGCTGGCGCAACCCCGATGCGCGGCATCGCGAATGGGGCCTGTCGACCTATGTGCAGGCGCTGGAGGAGGCACTGGACGTGTGCCGCAGCATTACCGCCAGCAAGGATGTGCACCTGCTGGGCGCCTGCGCCGGTGGCCTGACCATGGCCGCGCTGCAGGGCCACCTGCAAGCCAAGCGCCAGCTGCGCAAGGTCGCCAGCGCCACCTATGCGGTGAGCCTGCTGGACTGCCAGATCGACAGCCCGGCAATGCTGTTCGCCGACGAGCAGACCCTCGAGGCAGCCAAGCGTCGCTCCTATCAGCAAGGCGTGCTGGACGGCCGCGACATGGCGCGGATCTTCGCCTGGATGCGCCCCAACGACCTGATCTGGAACTATTGGGTCAACAACTACCTGCTCGGCAAGCAGCCACCGGCGTTCGACATCCTCTACTGGAACAACGACAACACCCGCCTGCCGGCCGCCCTGCACGGCGACCTGCTCGACCTGTTCAAGCACAATCCGCTGACCCATCCCGGCGGCCTGGAGGTGTGCGGCACGCCGATCGACCTGCAGAAGGTCACGGTCGACAGCTTCAGCATCGCCGGCATCAACGACCACATCACCCCCTGGGACGCGGTCTACCGCTCGACCCTGCTGCTCGGCGGCGAACGCCGCTTCGTGCTGTCCAACGCCGGGCATATCCAGGCCATTCTCAACCCGCCGGGCAACCCCAAGGCCAACTTCATCGAGAACGCCAAGCTCAGCGCCGACCCGCGCGCCTGGTACTACGACGCCAAGCAGAGCGCCGGCAGCTGGTGGCCCGAGTGGCTGAACTGGATCCAGGCGCGCGCCGGCGAGCAGCGCGAAACCCAACTGAGCATCGGCAACGCCCGCTACCCGGCGATGGAAGCCGCGCCCGGCACCTATGTGCATGTGCGCTGA
- the phaZ gene encoding poly(3-hydroxyalkanoate) depolymerase, with protein sequence MPQPFVFRTIELDGLSIRTAVRPGKPHLTPLLIFNGIGANLELVFPFVQALDPDLEVIAFDVPGVGGSSTPSTPYRFPGLAKLAARMLDYLDIGQVSAIGVSWGGALAQQFAHDYPERCKKLVLAATSAGAVMVPGKPKVLWRMASPRRYIQPSYGVRIAADIYGGAFRRDASLALAHASKVRSSGKLGYYWQLFAGFGWTSIHWLHRIRQPTLVLAGDDDPLIPLINMRLLAWRIPNAELHVIDDGHLFLITRAEAVAPIIMKFLQEERQRAVMHPHPAPLRSH encoded by the coding sequence ATGCCGCAACCCTTTGTCTTCCGGACCATCGAGCTCGACGGCCTGAGCATCCGCACCGCCGTGCGGCCGGGCAAACCGCACCTGACGCCGCTGCTGATCTTCAACGGCATCGGCGCCAACCTGGAACTGGTGTTCCCCTTCGTCCAGGCGCTCGACCCCGACCTCGAAGTGATCGCCTTCGACGTCCCCGGGGTCGGCGGCTCCTCGACGCCGAGCACGCCCTACCGTTTCCCCGGCCTGGCCAAGCTGGCCGCGCGCATGCTCGACTACCTGGATATTGGACAAGTCAGCGCCATCGGCGTGTCCTGGGGTGGTGCACTGGCCCAGCAGTTCGCCCACGACTACCCGGAGCGCTGCAAGAAGCTGGTGCTCGCCGCGACTTCGGCCGGCGCCGTGATGGTGCCGGGCAAGCCCAAGGTGCTCTGGCGCATGGCCAGCCCACGCCGCTACATCCAGCCGTCCTATGGCGTGCGCATCGCCGCGGACATCTACGGCGGGGCCTTCCGCCGCGACGCCAGCCTGGCCCTGGCGCACGCCAGCAAGGTGCGCTCCTCGGGCAAGCTCGGCTACTACTGGCAGCTGTTCGCCGGCTTCGGCTGGACCAGCATCCACTGGCTGCACCGGATCCGCCAGCCGACCCTGGTACTGGCCGGCGACGACGACCCGCTGATCCCGCTGATCAACATGCGCCTGCTCGCCTGGCGGATTCCCAACGCCGAACTGCACGTGATCGACGACGGCCATCTGTTCCTCATCACCCGCGCCGAAGCGGTGGCGCCGATCATCATGAAGTTCCTCCAGGAGGAACGCCAACGCGCGGTGATGCACCCGCACCCGGCGCCACTGCGCAGCCATTGA